The following are from one region of the Jeongeupia sp. USM3 genome:
- a CDS encoding sensor domain-containing diguanylate cyclase, whose translation MASLRRRLRQHPLQAGAGLLVLLALCWLPLAWWLSARVVGTEAERFVALVQARRLAELHRVGSNLASRFDNLKATPDILAHTLEVRRALIAPGAAHDESASRYLAMFAARSFGDVIWVLDRGGRIVLASDAGKPGSLLGASLPQRPYFLDAIGGKPGMQFSYGTHTGLPGFYFSAPVLVDGTVLGVVVVKVKISTLDKMIDDSDLLLSDAFGVLVLARNPGYRLRVLPGASALSLSPAVLQRHYHLPRLVPLVLAPARSPLPAGLVHVDGEAAPSLLLDSAIPGLDGLRLHMLVPLRSLEHLPERQRLYFALIGGCGLLLGALGLLVLIYLLRTRLLSRQLARANHELRQQAETDFLTGCANRRKFDRVLAVELARGRRYGAPLTLALIDIDYFKRINDVHGHPAGDAALVDLVETVRQEIREADLLARVGGEEFALLLPQTGEAGARRLLERLRACVARRGFHVANTPIAFTISIGFALACDGDDGNRLRIRADAALYAAKQGGRNRVEYAGG comes from the coding sequence ATGGCGTCGCTGCGCCGGCGTCTCCGCCAGCACCCGCTGCAGGCCGGGGCCGGCCTGCTGGTGTTGCTGGCGCTGTGCTGGCTGCCGCTGGCCTGGTGGCTGAGCGCGCGTGTCGTCGGCACCGAAGCCGAGCGCTTCGTCGCGCTGGTGCAGGCGCGCCGTCTGGCCGAGCTGCACCGGGTCGGCAGCAACCTCGCCAGCCGCTTCGACAATCTCAAGGCGACGCCCGACATCCTTGCGCATACGCTGGAGGTCCGCCGGGCACTGATCGCACCGGGTGCGGCGCACGATGAAAGCGCCAGCCGCTACCTGGCGATGTTTGCCGCCCGCTCGTTCGGCGACGTCATCTGGGTGCTCGATCGCGGCGGCCGGATCGTGCTGGCCAGCGACGCCGGCAAGCCCGGCAGCCTGCTCGGCGCATCGCTGCCGCAGCGGCCGTATTTCCTCGACGCGATCGGCGGCAAGCCGGGCATGCAGTTCAGCTACGGCACCCATACCGGCCTGCCGGGTTTCTACTTTTCCGCGCCGGTGCTGGTCGACGGCACGGTGCTCGGCGTCGTGGTCGTCAAGGTGAAGATCAGCACGCTCGACAAGATGATCGACGATTCGGACCTGCTGCTGTCGGATGCTTTTGGCGTGCTGGTGCTCGCCCGCAACCCCGGCTACCGGCTGCGGGTGCTGCCCGGCGCGTCCGCGCTGTCGCTGTCGCCGGCGGTGCTGCAGCGCCATTACCACCTGCCCAGGCTGGTGCCCCTGGTGCTGGCACCGGCGCGGTCGCCGCTGCCGGCCGGGCTGGTGCACGTCGACGGCGAGGCGGCGCCGTCGCTGCTGCTCGACAGTGCGATCCCGGGGCTGGACGGGCTGCGTCTGCACATGCTGGTGCCGCTGCGCTCGCTCGAACACCTGCCGGAGCGGCAGCGGCTGTATTTCGCGCTGATCGGCGGTTGCGGACTGCTGCTCGGCGCGCTCGGGCTGCTGGTGCTGATCTACCTGCTGCGAACCCGCCTGCTCAGCCGGCAACTGGCGCGGGCCAACCACGAGCTGCGCCAGCAGGCCGAGACCGACTTCCTCACGGGCTGCGCGAACCGGCGCAAGTTCGACCGGGTGCTGGCGGTCGAGCTGGCACGCGGCCGGCGTTACGGCGCGCCGCTGACGCTGGCGCTGATCGACATCGATTATTTCAAGCGCATCAACGACGTCCACGGGCATCCGGCCGGCGATGCGGCGCTCGTTGACCTCGTCGAGACGGTCAGGCAGGAAATCCGCGAGGCCGACCTGCTGGCGCGGGTCGGCGGCGAGGAGTTCGCCCTGTTGTTGCCGCAGACCGGCGAGGCCGGGGCACGCCGGCTGCTCGAGCGGTTGCGCGCATGCGTCGCCCGGCGCGGTTTTCATGTTGCGAACACGCCGATCGCGTTTACGATCAGTATCGGATTCGCGCTGGCGTGCGATGGCGACGATGGCAACAGGTTGCGGATTCGCGCCGACGCGGCGCTGTACGCGGCCAAGCAGGGTGGACGCAACCGGGTCGAATATGCAGGTGGGTAA
- a CDS encoding sensor domain-containing diguanylate cyclase, whose protein sequence is MQRIKDKILAKPLELGVVLFLILGVAWMAIAERWSQAIVAAEASRQVDLLMSQKQVELTQVATRFHRRSELLKAVPRILAEQEKVRAVLIDPQSEQFRSKAGRGLDLMVDSLPVDKILVVDREGRKLLSSDFDETMPLQGPVLRGQAFDDALHGRYSMRFGVGALTRHPGFYLSAPVRSGDMILGVVLVKIDLTTAAKEIVDRDLVLVDQNGVIVLSSHPALQLMTYPGATVDRLDRQTRMLLYRQQRFVALTLPRADPALPANVVRLPNDPVPYLLVAGRPGDVRNDLRAYLLVPLTMLTELDARRRVVLWPMLSAGFFGLAMLLVLLIYLVRTRWLRQQLTVANTELRRQAETDALTGIANRRRFDQVLAGELARARRYGEHACAAIIDIDYFKRVNDVHGHPAGDAALVYLADMISLSIRDTDLFARLGGEEFGLLLPQTGIDGAQLLLERLRAAIAAGQFVHDGKAIPLTISIGYAAAHPDEGPESLLQRADTALYAAKQGGRNRVCMAADP, encoded by the coding sequence TTGCAGCGCATCAAAGACAAGATACTGGCCAAGCCGCTCGAGCTCGGCGTGGTGCTGTTCCTGATCCTCGGCGTGGCCTGGATGGCCATTGCCGAACGCTGGAGCCAGGCGATCGTGGCGGCCGAGGCGTCGCGGCAGGTTGACCTGCTGATGAGTCAGAAACAGGTCGAGCTGACGCAGGTGGCGACCCGTTTCCACCGCCGGAGCGAGCTGCTCAAGGCCGTACCGCGCATCCTGGCCGAGCAGGAAAAGGTCCGCGCCGTTCTCATCGATCCGCAGTCCGAGCAGTTCCGGAGCAAGGCCGGCAGGGGGCTGGACCTGATGGTCGACAGCCTGCCCGTCGACAAGATACTGGTCGTCGACCGGGAGGGGCGCAAGCTGCTGTCGAGCGATTTCGACGAGACGATGCCGCTTCAGGGGCCGGTATTGCGCGGCCAGGCGTTCGACGATGCGCTGCATGGCCGCTACAGCATGCGCTTTGGCGTTGGTGCGCTGACCCGTCATCCCGGTTTCTATCTGTCGGCGCCGGTCCGCTCGGGCGACATGATCCTCGGTGTCGTGCTGGTCAAGATCGACCTGACTACCGCGGCCAAGGAAATCGTCGATCGCGATCTGGTGCTGGTCGACCAGAACGGCGTGATCGTGCTGTCGAGCCACCCTGCGCTGCAACTGATGACCTACCCGGGGGCGACGGTCGACCGGCTCGATCGGCAGACCAGAATGCTGCTGTACCGGCAGCAGCGCTTTGTCGCGCTGACGCTGCCGCGGGCGGACCCGGCGCTGCCGGCCAATGTGGTGCGCTTGCCGAACGACCCGGTACCGTACCTGCTGGTGGCAGGGAGGCCGGGCGACGTGCGGAATGATCTGCGGGCATACCTGCTGGTGCCGCTGACGATGCTGACCGAACTGGATGCCCGCCGGCGCGTGGTGCTGTGGCCGATGCTCAGCGCCGGTTTCTTCGGCCTGGCGATGCTGCTGGTGCTGCTGATCTATCTGGTGCGGACACGCTGGCTGCGCCAGCAACTGACCGTTGCCAACACCGAGCTGCGCCGCCAGGCCGAGACCGACGCGCTGACCGGCATCGCCAACCGGCGCCGGTTCGACCAGGTGCTCGCCGGCGAGCTGGCCCGTGCGCGCCGCTACGGCGAGCACGCCTGCGCGGCGATCATCGACATCGACTACTTCAAGCGCGTCAACGACGTGCACGGGCATCCGGCCGGCGATGCGGCGCTGGTCTATCTGGCCGACATGATTTCGCTGTCGATCCGCGATACCGACCTGTTCGCGCGGCTTGGCGGCGAGGAGTTCGGCCTGCTGCTGCCGCAAACCGGCATCGATGGCGCGCAACTGCTGCTCGAACGGCTGCGCGCCGCGATCGCGGCCGGGCAGTTCGTCCACGACGGCAAGGCGATCCCGCTGACGATCAGCATCGGTTACGCGGCGGCCCACCCCGACGAAGGCCCCGAGTCGCTGCTGCAGCGTGCCGATACCGCGCTGTATGCGGCCAAGCAGGGCGGGCGCAACCGTGTATGCATGGCGGCCGACCCGTGA
- a CDS encoding YebC/PmpR family DNA-binding transcriptional regulator, giving the protein MAGHSKWANIQHRKGRQDAKRGQVFTRLIKEITVAAKMGGADPNMNPRLRLAIDKAKGESMPKDNIENAIKRGSGTLDGVDYLETRYEGYGIGGAAVMVDCLTDNRTRTVADVRHAFSKYGGNMGTDGCVSFQFKHCGYLVFAPGTDEDALMEAALEAGAEDVVTNDDGSIEVITPPYEFVGIKETLEAGGFKAEMGEVTMKPQAETELSGDDIAKMQKLIDALESLDDVQEVYTTALMDEED; this is encoded by the coding sequence ATGGCCGGCCACAGCAAATGGGCGAACATTCAACACCGCAAGGGTCGTCAGGACGCCAAGCGCGGTCAGGTCTTCACCCGGCTGATCAAGGAAATCACCGTCGCCGCCAAGATGGGCGGCGCCGATCCGAACATGAATCCGCGCCTGCGTCTGGCCATCGACAAGGCCAAGGGCGAATCGATGCCCAAGGACAATATCGAGAACGCGATCAAGCGCGGCTCCGGCACGCTCGACGGCGTCGACTACCTCGAAACCCGCTACGAAGGCTACGGCATCGGTGGTGCGGCGGTGATGGTCGACTGCCTCACCGACAACCGCACCCGTACCGTTGCCGACGTGCGCCATGCATTCAGCAAGTACGGCGGCAACATGGGCACCGACGGCTGCGTTTCGTTCCAGTTCAAGCACTGTGGCTACCTCGTGTTCGCGCCGGGCACCGACGAAGACGCGCTGATGGAAGCCGCGCTCGAAGCCGGCGCCGAAGACGTCGTCACCAATGACGACGGCTCGATCGAAGTCATCACCCCGCCGTACGAATTCGTCGGCATCAAGGAAACGCTCGAAGCCGGCGGTTTCAAGGCCGAAATGGGCGAAGTGACGATGAAGCCGCAAGCGGAAACCGAGCTCTCCGGCGACGACATCGCCAAGATGCAGAAGCTGATCGACGCGCTCGAAAGCCTCGACGACGTGCAGGAGGTGTACACCACCGCGCTGATGGACGAGGAAGACTGA
- a CDS encoding GNAT family N-acetyltransferase codes for MTDQTGFTVDGGSLAGRIVRLEPYIGALKHDVRIALDCDPDGWNLFAMSGQGIHFESWWTTIMAQVDAGRWIAYAVRECASGRIVGTSSFLNFKPAQRGVEIGGTFLHPSVRSTLVNAGSSC; via the coding sequence GTGACGGACCAGACCGGTTTCACCGTCGACGGCGGATCGCTGGCCGGCCGCATCGTCCGGCTCGAGCCATACATCGGCGCACTGAAACACGACGTTCGCATCGCGCTCGATTGCGATCCGGACGGCTGGAACCTGTTCGCGATGAGCGGCCAGGGTATTCACTTCGAATCGTGGTGGACGACGATCATGGCGCAGGTCGACGCCGGCCGGTGGATCGCCTATGCGGTCCGCGAGTGCGCCAGTGGCCGTATCGTCGGTACCAGCAGCTTTCTCAATTTCAAGCCGGCGCAGCGCGGAGTCGAAATCGGCGGCACCTTTCTGCACCCGTCGGTCCGTTCGACGCTGGTCAACGCCGGATCGAGTTGCTGA
- a CDS encoding GNAT family N-acetyltransferase, which translates to MLTDARNLRSQAAIAKLGAVREGVLRRDRTTWTGHVRDSVLFAVTDLDWPRVQQTLARRLSPAIDDT; encoded by the coding sequence TTGCTGACCGATGCCCGCAACCTGCGCAGCCAGGCCGCCATCGCGAAGCTCGGGGCGGTGCGCGAAGGCGTGCTGCGCCGCGATCGCACCACCTGGACCGGCCATGTCCGCGACAGCGTGCTGTTCGCGGTCACCGATCTGGACTGGCCACGCGTGCAGCAGACACTGGCGCGGCGGCTCTCGCCGGCCATTGACGACACCTGA
- a CDS encoding adenylate/guanylate cyclase domain-containing protein, producing MKPLNRYAYLILLLVIALAVGADYRWALFERVDAQAGDALTRATVNARAPSNDIVVVNIDQTSLERLNDEAGSWPWPRAIHAELVSAIAAQHPKAIVFDLLFNEADTFRLDSDALLRDTIAATPDVFVPTVLLGDGQGAKLADLPAPLGLERLPHAVPDARAPLLLPLVLAPASWRGGLINFDADRDGIGRHYLRYAERDGWRIPALPTALARHFDWPQPEVRRMRLNWTPRHATVSYADIYADAGRETPQRPKNEFTGKIVLIGTAAPGLQDLRPTPLAKTWPGVEILATAIDNLAHGDWLREAPRPWFAVLALAIAALLTLGFQSGINTLWLGIAMAVASLAGAAAMWLAQMRLWFAPLAMPLVWGWLYYALAALVAYVKERARREATVRLFGRFLDPRVVGQLVAGGVIDSAPAARDVTVLFSDIRGFTSLSETRQPEEVVALLNRYFSRQVAVVFRHGGTLDKFIGDAIMAFWGAPVDDPDHARHAVAAAIEMGNELEAFRAELAQAGADFGRDFDVGIGVHTGRAVVGFIGADDRLDYTAIGDTVNLASRIEGQTKGIARILVSQSTRDACGDAFGFGDCGEHHVKGRAEAVRLYQPFKEKQ from the coding sequence ATGAAACCACTCAACCGCTACGCCTACCTCATCCTGCTTCTCGTCATCGCGCTGGCTGTCGGCGCCGACTACCGCTGGGCACTGTTCGAGCGCGTCGATGCGCAGGCCGGCGATGCACTGACGCGCGCCACCGTGAACGCCCGCGCGCCGTCGAACGACATCGTCGTCGTCAACATCGACCAGACCAGCCTCGAGCGGCTCAACGATGAGGCCGGCAGCTGGCCGTGGCCGCGGGCGATCCACGCCGAGCTGGTCTCGGCCATCGCCGCCCAGCATCCCAAGGCCATCGTCTTCGACCTGCTGTTCAACGAGGCGGACACCTTCCGTCTCGACAGCGACGCACTGCTGCGCGACACGATCGCCGCCACCCCGGACGTCTTCGTGCCGACGGTGCTGCTCGGCGACGGCCAGGGCGCGAAACTCGCCGACCTGCCCGCCCCGCTCGGCCTCGAACGCCTGCCCCACGCCGTTCCCGACGCGCGTGCGCCGCTGCTGCTGCCGCTGGTGCTGGCGCCGGCAAGCTGGCGCGGCGGGCTGATCAACTTCGACGCCGACCGCGACGGCATCGGCCGTCACTACCTGCGCTACGCCGAGCGGGACGGCTGGCGGATTCCGGCGCTGCCGACCGCGCTGGCACGGCACTTCGACTGGCCGCAGCCCGAGGTCCGGCGGATGCGCCTGAACTGGACGCCAAGGCATGCAACGGTCAGCTACGCCGACATCTACGCCGATGCCGGTCGCGAAACGCCGCAGCGGCCGAAGAACGAATTCACCGGCAAGATCGTGCTGATCGGCACCGCCGCGCCGGGGCTGCAGGACCTGCGCCCGACACCGCTGGCCAAGACCTGGCCCGGTGTCGAGATCCTGGCCACGGCAATCGACAACCTCGCACACGGCGACTGGCTGCGCGAAGCGCCACGGCCGTGGTTTGCCGTGCTGGCGCTGGCGATCGCGGCGCTGCTGACGCTGGGCTTCCAGTCGGGCATCAATACGCTCTGGCTCGGCATCGCCATGGCCGTCGCGTCGCTCGCCGGCGCTGCGGCGATGTGGCTGGCGCAGATGCGGCTGTGGTTCGCGCCGCTGGCGATGCCGCTGGTCTGGGGCTGGCTCTACTACGCGCTCGCCGCGCTGGTCGCCTACGTCAAGGAACGCGCACGGCGCGAAGCCACGGTGCGGCTGTTCGGCCGCTTCCTCGACCCGCGCGTCGTCGGCCAGCTGGTCGCCGGCGGCGTGATCGACAGTGCCCCGGCCGCGCGCGACGTCACCGTGCTGTTCTCGGACATCCGCGGCTTCACCAGCCTGTCCGAAACGCGACAGCCCGAAGAGGTGGTTGCTTTACTAAACCGTTATTTTTCACGGCAGGTCGCCGTCGTCTTCCGCCACGGCGGCACGCTTGATAAATTCATCGGCGACGCGATCATGGCGTTCTGGGGCGCCCCGGTCGACGACCCGGATCACGCCCGCCACGCCGTCGCCGCCGCGATCGAGATGGGCAACGAGCTCGAAGCCTTCCGTGCCGAACTGGCGCAGGCCGGTGCCGATTTCGGCCGCGATTTCGACGTGGGCATCGGTGTCCACACCGGCCGCGCCGTCGTCGGCTTCATTGGTGCCGATGATCGGCTCGATTACACGGCAATCGGCGATACGGTGAACCTTGCCAGCCGGATCGAGGGTCAAACCAAAGGGATCGCGCGGATTCTCGTGTCGCAATCGACCAGGGACGCCTGCGGCGATGCCTTCGGCTTCGGCGACTGCGGCGAGCATCACGTCAAGGGCCGCGCCGAAGCCGTGCGGCTGTACCAACCCTTCAAGGAGAAGCAATGA
- a CDS encoding M48 family metalloprotease, with protein MQRSKTFRLAAMTLAAALAQPALASSLADFLGKAMENPDLVNSVVGAVQNTIDANRTIGPKEEKTLGDGMAANLLGAAPLVNSAGLQTYVNQVGRWVSSQSEAPNLDWRFGVIDSPNVNSFATPGGVVLITRGLMDRLRNESELAGVLGHEITHVLRHHVTRATQSGKGREAVANALQGVAQYKADDARRQLGANVLSGVSEVYVRGLDKDDEFEADVTGMVLAARAGYNPYALVSVLQTLGEINPADGSVQLMFSTHPSPQARLDYIDRNVGAKLEKYAGGVENTPRFRAATGR; from the coding sequence ATGCAACGCAGCAAGACATTCCGCCTCGCCGCAATGACGCTCGCCGCCGCGCTGGCCCAGCCGGCACTGGCATCGAGCCTGGCCGACTTCCTCGGCAAGGCGATGGAGAACCCGGACCTCGTCAATTCGGTTGTCGGCGCGGTGCAGAACACCATCGACGCCAACCGGACGATCGGGCCGAAGGAAGAGAAAACCCTCGGCGACGGCATGGCCGCCAACTTGCTCGGCGCCGCGCCGCTGGTCAACAGCGCCGGCTTGCAGACCTATGTGAACCAGGTCGGCCGCTGGGTCTCCAGCCAGAGCGAGGCGCCGAATCTCGACTGGCGCTTCGGCGTCATCGACAGCCCCAACGTCAACAGTTTCGCGACGCCGGGCGGCGTGGTGCTGATCACCCGCGGGCTGATGGACCGGCTGCGCAACGAGTCCGAACTCGCCGGCGTGCTCGGTCACGAGATCACCCACGTGCTGCGCCACCACGTGACGCGCGCCACGCAGTCGGGCAAGGGCCGCGAGGCCGTCGCCAACGCGCTGCAGGGCGTCGCCCAGTACAAGGCCGACGACGCGCGCCGCCAGCTCGGCGCCAATGTGCTGTCGGGCGTCTCGGAAGTGTATGTGCGCGGTCTGGACAAGGACGACGAGTTCGAGGCCGACGTCACCGGCATGGTGCTGGCCGCCCGCGCCGGCTACAACCCGTACGCGCTGGTCTCGGTGCTGCAGACGCTGGGCGAGATCAATCCGGCCGACGGCAGCGTCCAGCTGATGTTCAGCACCCACCCGAGCCCGCAGGCGCGACTCGACTACATCGACCGCAATGTCGGGGCCAAGCTCGAGAAGTACGCCGGCGGGGTCGAGAATACGCCGAGGTTCCGCGCTGCGACCGGGCGTTGA
- a CDS encoding autotransporter domain-containing protein, whose amino-acid sequence MAAQAVEREGVYLDIGENVLTRDVEAYNTQFGVGYKFVDDNGIFDVRGSGLYQKGYGDEGDDYDHGTAFALEGLYKSPLLANAIRVLAGARWQTGKDEYTGVSLDGGGQDSSFAGDIRTNGYTLFGGAQFDLNPSLRLQALVSWGRNKATYDKALIAGPDADFIFNDDPEGDTKTTGLSFRLEYDLTTNWTVTAAAGFYRTSFDNIDADLTPAAAEWVFGDPSATRVWMEGGDDIKYSEYSIGARYQF is encoded by the coding sequence ATGGCGGCGCAGGCCGTCGAACGCGAAGGCGTTTACCTCGACATCGGTGAGAATGTCCTGACCAGGGATGTCGAGGCCTACAACACGCAATTCGGCGTCGGCTACAAGTTCGTCGACGACAACGGCATTTTCGATGTCCGTGGCAGCGGCCTGTACCAGAAGGGGTATGGTGACGAGGGCGACGACTACGATCACGGCACCGCTTTTGCACTTGAGGGCCTGTACAAGTCCCCGCTGCTGGCGAACGCGATCCGCGTGCTGGCCGGCGCCAGGTGGCAGACCGGCAAGGACGAATATACGGGCGTCAGCCTTGATGGCGGCGGCCAGGACAGCAGTTTCGCCGGCGACATCCGCACCAACGGCTATACGCTGTTCGGTGGTGCGCAATTCGACCTGAATCCGTCGCTGCGTTTGCAGGCGCTGGTCAGTTGGGGGCGCAACAAGGCGACGTATGACAAGGCCCTGATCGCCGGCCCGGATGCCGATTTCATCTTCAACGATGATCCGGAAGGCGACACCAAGACCACCGGCCTGTCGTTCCGGCTCGAATACGATCTCACGACCAACTGGACCGTGACCGCTGCAGCGGGCTTCTACCGCACGAGCTTCGACAACATCGATGCCGACCTGACGCCGGCGGCGGCCGAGTGGGTATTCGGCGACCCCAGCGCCACTCGCGTCTGGATGGAAGGCGGCGACGACATCAAGTACAGCGAGTACTCGATCGGCGCGCGCTACCAGTTCTGA
- a CDS encoding aminopeptidase P N-terminal domain-containing protein, translating to MQPYAQRRAALASQLAPGLVILPTSPELNRNADTAFPYRFDSGFYYLSGFAEPEAVLVIVTVTGDAPQSILFCREKNLEREIWDGYRYGPAAAADTFGFDAAYPIEELDERLVELMKNQPRVYFPLGQDKDWDARLSGWLAGVRAFTRAGVAAPGEIVEVRDAINEMRLFKDAHELDIMRRAGRINVEAHKRAMRFATPGCFEYELEAELLHDYYRQGSRFPAYTSIVAGGANACVLHYIENNARIADGALVLIDAGCEIGGYASDITRTFPVNGRFSPAQKAVYEITLAAHEAAQAEARPGNSWGAVHDAATRVLAQGMLDLKLLKGSLAEVLETGSYRQFYMHRTGHWLGLDVHDAGAYMRNGAWRTLEAGMAFTIEPGFYIRPADNVPAEFENIGIRIEDNVVITGTGFEWLTDGCPRTVAEIEDWMAQR from the coding sequence ATGCAGCCCTACGCTCAACGCCGTGCCGCGCTGGCCAGCCAGCTCGCCCCCGGCCTCGTGATCCTGCCGACGTCGCCGGAACTGAACCGCAACGCCGACACCGCCTTCCCCTACCGTTTCGACTCGGGCTTCTATTACCTCAGCGGCTTTGCCGAGCCCGAAGCCGTGCTCGTCATCGTCACCGTCACCGGCGACGCGCCGCAATCCATCCTGTTCTGCCGCGAGAAGAACCTCGAACGCGAGATCTGGGACGGCTACCGCTACGGCCCGGCCGCCGCGGCCGACACCTTCGGCTTCGATGCCGCCTACCCGATCGAAGAGCTCGACGAACGCCTCGTCGAGCTGATGAAGAACCAGCCGCGCGTCTACTTTCCGCTCGGCCAGGACAAGGACTGGGACGCGCGGCTGTCCGGCTGGCTGGCCGGCGTGCGTGCCTTCACCCGCGCCGGCGTCGCCGCCCCGGGCGAGATCGTCGAGGTGCGCGACGCGATCAACGAGATGCGTCTGTTCAAGGACGCGCACGAGCTCGACATCATGCGCCGCGCCGGCCGGATCAACGTCGAGGCGCACAAGCGCGCGATGCGCTTCGCCACACCGGGCTGTTTCGAGTACGAGCTCGAGGCCGAGCTGCTGCACGACTACTACCGCCAGGGCAGCCGCTTCCCGGCGTACACGAGCATCGTCGCCGGCGGCGCCAATGCCTGCGTGCTGCACTACATCGAGAACAACGCCCGCATCGCCGACGGCGCACTGGTGCTGATCGACGCCGGCTGCGAAATCGGCGGCTACGCGTCCGACATCACCCGCACCTTCCCGGTCAACGGCCGCTTCAGCCCGGCGCAGAAAGCCGTCTACGAGATCACGCTGGCCGCGCACGAAGCCGCGCAGGCCGAAGCACGCCCCGGCAACAGCTGGGGCGCGGTGCACGACGCGGCAACGCGCGTGCTGGCGCAGGGCATGCTCGACCTGAAACTGCTGAAGGGCTCGCTAGCCGAAGTGCTCGAAACCGGCAGCTACCGCCAGTTCTACATGCACCGGACCGGCCACTGGCTCGGCCTCGACGTCCACGACGCCGGCGCCTACATGCGGAACGGCGCATGGCGCACGCTCGAGGCCGGCATGGCGTTCACGATCGAGCCGGGCTTTTACATCCGCCCGGCCGACAATGTGCCGGCCGAATTCGAGAACATCGGCATCCGCATCGAGGACAACGTCGTCATCACCGGGACCGGCTTCGAATGGCTGACCGACGGCTGCCCGAGAACGGTCGCCGAGATCGAAGACTGGATGGCACAGCGATGA
- a CDS encoding FAD-dependent monooxygenase, translating into MMTERLPEHVDVAIVGGGPVGALLALRLADAGIDALAIEARVTTPADPRALALSHASTEALARVGLWHDELGATAITRVHVSQAGTLGRTELSAAEIGLPALGHVVPYSRLAALALERLKAGPVLKRPKADHATVALGTTVTGVDRLARYARLSLATPQGIHRLTAGLVVLAEGGQLLAALDDVEQSVKPYDQHAILATITPAEPHRGVAFERFADDGPMALLPNGDDYTLVWTQTPEGAEARLALSDAEFVAEVSQRFAGRIAGFVKVGPRASWPLALKTLDSVVGRRVVMIGNAAQTLHPVAGQGLNLGLRDAATLAELLAVTPPAQLGDAATLARYAALRRKDAGRVTRFTDGLIGWFESPNPLLKHVRSAGLLALDQIGPLRRGFARKMVYGAR; encoded by the coding sequence ATGATGACCGAACGCCTGCCCGAACATGTCGACGTCGCCATCGTCGGCGGCGGCCCGGTCGGCGCGCTGCTGGCCTTGCGGCTGGCCGACGCCGGCATCGATGCGCTGGCGATCGAGGCGCGCGTGACCACGCCGGCCGACCCGCGCGCGCTGGCGCTCTCGCACGCCAGCACCGAGGCGCTGGCCCGCGTCGGCCTGTGGCACGACGAGCTCGGCGCCACCGCGATCACCCGGGTCCACGTTTCGCAGGCCGGTACGCTCGGCCGCACCGAACTGTCGGCGGCCGAAATCGGCCTGCCGGCGCTCGGCCATGTCGTGCCGTACAGCAGGCTGGCGGCGCTGGCGCTCGAGCGGCTCAAGGCCGGGCCGGTACTGAAGCGGCCCAAGGCCGACCATGCCACCGTCGCGCTCGGCACCACCGTCACCGGCGTCGACCGGCTCGCCCGCTATGCGCGGCTGAGTCTGGCGACGCCGCAAGGCATCCACCGGCTGACCGCCGGCCTCGTCGTGCTTGCCGAGGGCGGCCAGTTGCTGGCTGCGCTCGACGACGTCGAGCAGTCGGTCAAGCCGTACGACCAGCACGCGATCCTGGCAACGATCACGCCGGCCGAGCCGCACCGCGGCGTCGCGTTCGAGCGCTTTGCCGACGACGGCCCGATGGCGCTGCTGCCGAACGGCGACGACTACACGCTGGTGTGGACGCAGACGCCCGAAGGCGCCGAAGCCAGGCTCGCGCTGTCCGACGCCGAATTCGTCGCCGAGGTCAGCCAGCGCTTTGCCGGCCGGATCGCCGGCTTTGTGAAGGTCGGCCCGCGTGCGAGCTGGCCGCTGGCGCTGAAGACGCTCGATTCGGTCGTCGGCCGCCGCGTGGTGATGATCGGCAATGCCGCGCAGACGCTGCATCCGGTCGCCGGTCAGGGGCTGAACCTCGGCCTGCGCGACGCGGCGACGCTGGCCGAGCTGCTGGCGGTCACGCCGCCCGCCCAGCTCGGCGACGCGGCGACCTTGGCGCGCTACGCCGCCTTGCGCCGCAAGGACGCCGGCCGGGTTACGCGCTTTACCGACGGACTGATCGGCTGGTTCGAATCACCGAACCCGCTGCTCAAGCACGTGCGCAGCGCCGGCCTCTTGGCGCTCGACCAGATCGGCCCGCTGCGGCGCGGTTTCGCCCGCAAGATGGTTTATGGCGCGCGTTAG